Proteins encoded in a region of the Solanum dulcamara chromosome 9, daSolDulc1.2, whole genome shotgun sequence genome:
- the LOC129903595 gene encoding uncharacterized protein LOC129903595: MIVIQATAEVAATTTIIIAAKSEVKKESVKERVVVTAEVVLKMVVTMKEEAMVVAPVVVKKKQDVVIGGEGRRGGNDGGRVVRRGRGSGDGDGDGGREGGGGGIRGRVGGDDRREGTQKVGEGGGGLGRIGKIAHLCK; the protein is encoded by the exons ATGATAGTTATTCAAGCAACTGCTGAAGTTGCTGCAACAACTACAATAATTATTGCAGCAA AAAGTGAGGTGAAGAAGGAGTCGGTGAAGGAGAGGGTGGTTGTGACGGCAGAGGTGGTGTTGAAAATGGTGGTGACAATGAAGGAGGAGGCGATGGTTGTTGCGCCGGTGGTGGTGAAAAAAAAGCAGGATGTGGTAATTGGCGGagaaggaagaagaggaggaaatgATGGTGGTAGAGTAGTAAGAAGAGGAAGGGGTAGTGGTGATGGTGATGGTGATGGAGGAAGAGAAGGAGGTGGTGGAGGAATAAGAGGAAGAGTTGGTGGTGACGATAGAAGGGAGGGGACGCAAAAGGttggggaggggggaggggggctTGGTAGGATCGGGAAGATAGCACATTTGTGTAAATAA
- the LOC129902713 gene encoding G-type lectin S-receptor-like serine/threonine-protein kinase At1g34300 — MRLLFIIFTIIITIEAADILPGSTLSASNPNSKWSSPNNTFSLSFLQLDPTNQSVYFAAISYNNIPIWKAGADAGGVDSSGELRFLSNGDLQLTTGTSNSVVWSSRTANRGVSSASLDDNGNLRLKNGTVSNIWSTFDNPTDTIVPGQSFTNTHVLKSGLYSFSLMNNGNLSLLWNDSIVYYNSGLNSSANVNLSSPSLRMQPIGIISLSDPSLSNPLNVVYSSDYADEGNILRFFKLDADGNLRIYSSTQGSGTQNVRWAALTDQCQVFGYCGNFGVCSYNETGPTCGCPSQNFEHADPNDSRKGCRRKVDLNNCPSNATMLQLDNAKFLTYPPELSDQLFSAGISACRFNCLVNGACVASTSLADGTGMCYIKQPNFVSGYQSPTLPSTSFLKICGPAMPNPAAVSETVQEKNGGRVPGWVVALVVLASLLGLILLEGGLWWWCFRTSSKFASLSSQYALLEYASGAPVQFTFKELQQATKGFKEKLGAGGFGAVYRAVLANRSVAAVKQLEGIEQGEKQFRMEVATISSTHHLNLVRLIGFCSEGRHRLLVYEFMKNGSLDKFLFSEDHSSGMLLNWEQRYNIALGTARGITYLHEECRDCIVHCDIKPENILLDENYTAKVSDFGLAKLINPKDHRHRTLTSHVRGTRGYLAPEWLANLPITSKSDVYSYGMVLLEIVSGKRNFEVSEETNRKKCSLWAYEEFERGNMEAIMDKKISNQEMDMEQVIRAIQVSFWCIQEQPSLRPTMGKVVQMLEGVFEIDRPPAPKSTEGSFAGTSLNASSTSGLSTFAASAPTPSSSSSFQTAGFQSSGSAKNVNRQSSSLLHSEIK; from the coding sequence ATGAGACTACTATTCATCATTTTCACTATTATTATCACCATAGAAGCTGCAGATATTCTTCCTGGTTCTACCCTTTCAGCTTCCAACCCAAACTCCAAATGGTCATCTCCAAACAACACCTTCTCTCTTTCATTCCTACAGCTCGACCCCACAAACCAGAGCGTCTATTTTGCTGCTATTTCTTACAACAATATACCCATATGGAAGGCCGGCGCCGACGCCGGAGGAGTTGATTCTTCAGGTGAACTCCGGTTCCTATCCAACGGTGACCTTCAGCTCACAACTGGAACTTCTAATTCTGTTGTTTGGAGTTCAAGAACTGCAAATCGTGGGGTTTCCTCAGCTTCTCTTGACGATAATGGAAATCTTCGTCTTAAAAACGGTACCGTATCAAACATTTGGTCTACTTTTGATAACCCAACTGATACTATTGTTCCTGGACAGAGTTTCACTAATACTCATGTTTTGAAATCTGGGTTGTATTCTTTTAGCCTTATGAATAATGGGAACTTGTCACTTTTGTGGAACGATTCTATAGTGTACTATAATTCTGGGTTGAATTCTTCTGCTAATGTAAACTTGTCTTCTCCTAGTTTGAGAATGCAGCCTATTGGGATTATTTCACTTTCTGATCCTAGCCTTTCAAACCCTTTGAATGTCGTTTATAGTAGTGATTATGCAGATGAAGGGAACATTTTAAGGTTTTTCAAGCTGGATGCTGATGGTAATCTTAGGATTTATAGTTCCACACAAGGTAGTGGGACTCAAAATGTGAGATGGGCTGCTTTGACTGATCAGTGTCAGGTTTTTGGTTATTGTGGGAATTTTGGGGTTTGTAGTTATAACGAAACTGGCCCAACTTGTGGATGTCCTTCGCAGAATTTTGAGCATGCTGATCCGAATGATAGTCGAAAAGGGTGTAGGAGGAAAGTTGATCTTAATAATTGTCCTTCCAATGCAACAATGTTGCAATTGGATAATGCTAAGTTCTTGACTTATCCTCCGGAATTATCTGATCAGCTTTTTTCTGCTGGTATTTCAGCATGTAGGTTTAACTGTCTTGTTAATGGTGCTTGTGTTGCTTCGACTTCTTTAGCAGATGGCACGGGGATGTGTTATATTAAACAGCCCAACTTTGTTAGTGGCTATCAGTCGCCAACCCTTCCTAGCACTTCATTTCTTAAGATATGTGGGCCTGCAATGCCTAATCCTGCTGCAGTTTCGGAAACTGTTCAGGAGAAGAATGGAGGGAGGGTTCCTGGCTGGGTTGTTGCACTTGTGGTTTTGGCTAGTCTCTTGGGTTTGATCCTGTTGGAGGGTGGTTTGTGGTGGTGGTGCTTTAGGACCAGTTCTAAATTTGCATCACTGTCATCTCAATATGCACTTCTTGAATATGCCTCTGGTGCCCCTGTGCAGTTCACATTCAAGGAGCTTCAGCAGGCAACCAAGGGGTTTAAGGAGAAGCTTGGTGCAGGAGGATTTGGGGCTGTTTATCGGGCAGTTCTGGCTAATAGGTCTGTTGCTGCAGTGAAGCAGCTGGAAGGAATTGAACAAGGAGAGAAGCAATTCAGAATGGAGGTTGCAACTATAAGTAGCACACACCATTTGAATTTGGTGAGATTAATTGGGTTTTGTTCTGAAGGGCGCCACAGGCTACTGGTCTATGAGTTCATGAAAAATGGTTCTCTTGATAAGTTCCTCTTTTCAGAAGATCATTCGTCGGGAATGCTTTTGAACTGGGAGCAACGGTATAATATTGCTTTGGGGACAGCAAGAGGTATCACATACCTTCATGAGGAATGCCGAGATTGTATAGTTCACTGTGACATAAAGCCTGAGAACATACTGTTGGATGAGAACTACACTGCAAAAGTATCAGATTTTGGCCTTGCCAAGCTCATTAACCCAAAGGACCACAGACATAGAACCTTGACCAGTCATGTGAGGGGTACTAGAGGATACTTGGCTCCTGAGTGGCTGGCCAATCTTCCTATAACTTCCAAATCTGATGTGTACAGTTATGGCATGGTATTACTGGAAATAGTGAGTGGAAAAAGGAATTTTGAAGTCTCAGAAGAGACTAACCGGAAAAAGTGTTCTTTGTGGGCATATGAAGAATTTGAAAGGGGTAATATGGAGGCCATTATGGACAAAAAGATTTCCAATCAGGAGATGGATATGGAACAAGTTATACGAGCAATTCAGGTGAGTTTTTGGTGCATCCAAGAGCAACCATCTCTAAGGCCAACGATGGGCAAGGTGGTTCAGATGTTAGAAGGCGTTTTTGAGATTGATCGGCCACCAGCACCTAAGTCTACTGAAGGGTCCTTTGCTGGAACCAGCTTAAACGCCAGTAGCACAAGCGGTCTCTCCACCTTCGCAGCCTCggcaccaactccctcttcatCATCATCGTTCCAAACTGCAGGATTCCAGTCTTCAGGTTCTGCAAAGAATGTCAATAGGCAATCATCATCACTTCTACACTCCGAAATTAAGTGA